The following proteins are co-located in the Methanobacterium sp. Maddingley MBC34 genome:
- a CDS encoding isocitrate/isopropylmalate dehydrogenase (PFAM: Isocitrate/isopropylmalate dehydrogenase~TIGRFAM: 3-isopropylmalate dehydrogenase; isopropylmalate/isohomocitrate dehydrogenases), whose protein sequence is MYTITVIPGDGIGPEVMEATLDILKASDLEFDFQEARAGYACFEDTGTTLPDETLEMAKNSDATLFGAVTSVPEQKTAGSILALRKKLGLYANLRPVKSYPGVKAVYEDLDILIIRENSEGLYSEIEEYTEEGATALRVITRKASERISNVAFKEALKRGKTRVTAVHKANVLRKTDGVFREAFWKIAKEYNDMDDYRDIKTDEFYVDAAAMFLVTDPHRFQVLVTTNLFGDILSDEGAGLVGGLGMAPSANIGDDNGLFEPVHGSAPDIAGKGVANPAAMILSACLMLQFLGEHQEAFKLEQALINVLKQGTFLTPDLGGASTTKEMAQAVRKIFEES, encoded by the coding sequence ATGTACACAATAACAGTAATACCTGGAGATGGTATAGGTCCGGAGGTTATGGAAGCAACCCTGGATATTCTCAAAGCTTCTGATTTGGAATTTGATTTTCAGGAAGCCAGGGCAGGTTATGCCTGTTTTGAGGATACCGGGACTACTCTACCTGATGAGACATTAGAAATGGCGAAAAATAGTGATGCAACCCTTTTTGGAGCAGTTACTTCTGTTCCGGAACAGAAAACTGCCGGTTCTATATTAGCCCTCAGAAAAAAATTAGGTTTATATGCCAATTTAAGACCAGTTAAATCATATCCTGGCGTAAAAGCAGTTTACGAGGATCTTGATATCTTAATAATTCGGGAAAACAGCGAAGGTCTTTACTCTGAAATTGAGGAGTACACTGAAGAAGGGGCCACTGCTTTAAGGGTCATCACCCGGAAGGCATCCGAGCGCATATCCAATGTAGCATTCAAAGAAGCTCTTAAAAGAGGTAAAACCCGAGTTACTGCAGTTCATAAGGCCAATGTACTTAGAAAAACTGATGGAGTATTCCGAGAAGCCTTTTGGAAGATTGCCAAGGAATATAACGATATGGATGATTACAGGGATATCAAAACTGATGAATTTTATGTGGATGCGGCAGCTATGTTCCTGGTCACCGATCCACATAGGTTCCAGGTACTGGTAACCACCAACCTTTTCGGTGATATATTATCTGACGAGGGTGCTGGGTTGGTAGGAGGTTTAGGAATGGCACCATCGGCTAATATAGGGGATGATAATGGATTATTTGAGCCAGTACATGGTTCTGCCCCTGATATTGCGGGAAAAGGTGTTGCTAACCCTGCTGCTATGATTTTATCTGCCTGTCTCATGCTCCAGTTCTTGGGAGAGCACCAGGAAGCATTTAAACTAGAACAGGCTTTGATAAATGTCCTAAAACAGGGAACATTTCTCACACCGGACCTGGGGGGCGCGTCCACCACCAAAGAAATGGCCCAGGCAGTTCGTAAAATTTTCGAAGAAAGTTAG
- a CDS encoding phosphatidylglycerophosphate synthase (PFAM: CDP-alcohol phosphatidyltransferase), whose amino-acid sequence MLNQVRPHFQRFIDPIASKIGLHPNILTIIGLLVSLCAAYAFSQKNLLLGGLLILLSGFFDVIDGAVARNNNTKSKFGGFLDSTSDRFADAFIIIGIIYGGFVNWFWGILALLASMSVSYVRARAEVEGIKCDVGIAERAERMFIIIGGAFIGYFTNPQFVMSLAILLVVILGYLTVLQRIYHSWKELKDL is encoded by the coding sequence ATGCTTAATCAAGTTCGGCCTCACTTTCAAAGATTCATTGACCCAATAGCCAGTAAAATCGGGTTACACCCCAACATACTTACAATAATTGGATTACTGGTTAGTCTTTGCGCTGCCTACGCATTTTCCCAGAAAAACCTCCTGTTAGGAGGACTCCTCATTCTTTTAAGCGGTTTTTTTGATGTGATTGACGGGGCTGTGGCTCGGAACAATAACACCAAGAGCAAATTCGGAGGTTTCCTGGACTCCACTTCTGACCGCTTCGCAGATGCATTCATAATCATCGGGATCATCTATGGCGGATTTGTAAACTGGTTCTGGGGTATTCTTGCATTACTAGCTTCTATGAGTGTGAGTTATGTTCGGGCCCGGGCAGAAGTGGAAGGAATTAAATGTGATGTGGGAATTGCAGAGCGAGCAGAACGTATGTTCATAATTATAGGCGGTGCATTTATTGGATACTTCACCAACCCCCAGTTTGTCATGTCACTGGCCATTCTTCTGGTAGTAATCCTAGGGTATTTAACAGTCCTACAACGTATTTATCACTCATGGAAGGAGCTTAAAGATCTTTAA
- a CDS encoding TIGR00153 family protein (PFAM: Protein of unknown function DUF47~TIGRFAM: TIGR00153 family protein): MRKFFGKESMVEGHSRQHVELVYQCVQKLREIMPPFYRGEFDILDAKVIEMSILETKADEVRRIMEIEFFKGAFLPFDREDRIILAELVDNVADMTQEAAYGISLSRITFPPQYKEDFDELVDEVIDSIAVLKDCIELLDVDLEKALKKAHEVEEREIDVDIIERSIIKKLYQSYRDDEFGILRLIELKTMVTRLGNIVDRAEDASDRVPIIAAKRKG; this comes from the coding sequence ATGAGAAAATTCTTTGGCAAGGAGTCCATGGTGGAGGGACATTCCCGCCAGCATGTAGAACTGGTTTACCAGTGCGTCCAGAAACTCAGAGAAATAATGCCACCATTTTACAGGGGCGAATTTGATATACTCGATGCTAAAGTGATTGAAATGTCAATCCTGGAAACAAAGGCCGATGAAGTTCGCCGAATTATGGAGATTGAATTCTTTAAAGGAGCTTTTCTTCCCTTTGATCGGGAAGACAGAATAATCCTGGCAGAACTGGTGGATAACGTGGCGGATATGACACAGGAAGCTGCCTACGGAATAAGCCTCAGCAGGATCACCTTCCCCCCCCAGTATAAGGAGGATTTTGATGAACTGGTGGATGAGGTTATAGATTCCATAGCTGTTTTAAAAGATTGTATTGAACTTCTGGATGTTGATCTGGAAAAAGCCCTCAAGAAAGCCCATGAAGTTGAAGAACGGGAAATTGATGTGGATATAATTGAGAGGAGTATAATTAAAAAACTATATCAATCTTACCGTGATGATGAATTTGGAATTTTAAGATTAATAGAACTTAAAACAATGGTTACCCGTTTAGGAAATATTGTGGACCGGGCGGAAGATGCCTCAGACCGGGTGCCTATCATCGCTGCCAAGAGAAAAGGTTGA
- a CDS encoding Response regulator receiver domain protein (PFAM: Response regulator receiver domain), producing MDILIVEEDERTILDLTAFLRDLGHNVMEVVSSGKEAIQRAGDLNPDLILINIKLKGEMSGVEAANKILNLYKIPIIFLTVFIKNCLNISLQLPEDAVVLSKPIKRDHLEYCISKAFLDNL from the coding sequence ATGGATATTTTAATAGTTGAAGAAGATGAAAGAACTATTTTGGATTTAACAGCCTTTTTAAGAGATTTAGGTCATAATGTAATGGAGGTAGTGTCCAGTGGAAAAGAAGCAATTCAACGTGCTGGAGATTTAAATCCTGATCTAATTTTAATCAATATAAAATTAAAAGGTGAAATGAGTGGTGTGGAAGCTGCAAACAAAATATTAAACCTTTATAAAATTCCAATTATATTCCTTACCGTTTTTATCAAAAACTGTTTGAATATATCGTTACAACTACCGGAAGATGCTGTGGTTTTAAGTAAGCCTATAAAACGTGATCATTTGGAATATTGTATATCGAAAGCATTTCTAGATAATTTATAA
- a CDS encoding Trehalose-6-phosphate synthase (PFAM: Glycosyltransferase family 20) — MNSEFLQDKEIIVASNRGPVVFKKDDSTGKIELIRGAGGIVGSMIPFLEKTHGTWVSSAIGECDHYVDNEYKGKVPIPLENPEYYVQFIKTEEDIYNRFNGKFANPLLWFIHHSMWFSPYSPCADDELHQAWDSYQYVNSMFAEAISDDVSKSEKTPIVMLQDYHIYLTPKLIREQHPDVLMSQFVHIPFPSPEIFQQLPNHMQTEILDSILTNNVLGFHIRRYMNNFLQTIKLILPDASVDDVSGDILYKGHVCHVRTYPISIDIETLTKQGQSPNVISKEAEVDEMIGNCKLIYRTDRADLSKNIIRGFQAYDMFLEKYPDWRGKVKFVATLMPSRQDIKIYREYTDNIKKIVREINEKYATPDWEPIKYICRGDYDLVVALLKRYDVLMVNPILDGMNIVAKEGSVLNENNGVLILSTGAGCYEELKDGAICINPYDLRQTAESIDVALLMDAASKADLLSEARVAIRRNDLSKWVGDQLNDMKMVILEKQKLKSKDGEEAIRMN, encoded by the coding sequence ATGAACTCTGAATTTCTACAAGATAAAGAAATAATCGTCGCCTCTAACCGAGGACCAGTAGTATTTAAAAAAGACGATTCAACCGGTAAAATTGAACTAATACGGGGTGCAGGGGGGATAGTGGGGTCAATGATACCTTTTTTAGAAAAAACACATGGTACATGGGTTTCTTCCGCAATTGGAGAATGCGACCATTATGTGGACAATGAATACAAAGGTAAAGTGCCAATACCACTTGAAAACCCTGAGTATTATGTTCAATTCATCAAAACAGAAGAAGATATTTACAACCGTTTCAATGGTAAATTTGCCAATCCTTTATTATGGTTTATCCATCATTCTATGTGGTTTTCACCATATTCTCCCTGTGCAGATGATGAACTGCACCAGGCATGGGATTCATACCAGTATGTGAACTCCATGTTTGCAGAAGCCATAAGTGATGATGTGTCTAAATCAGAGAAAACTCCCATAGTTATGTTACAGGATTATCACATATACTTAACCCCCAAATTGATAAGAGAACAGCATCCTGATGTTCTCATGAGTCAATTCGTTCATATACCCTTCCCCTCACCAGAAATATTCCAGCAGTTGCCTAATCACATGCAAACTGAAATATTGGATAGTATTCTCACCAACAATGTCCTGGGATTCCATATAAGGCGTTATATGAACAATTTCCTGCAAACCATTAAACTAATCTTACCAGATGCTTCTGTGGATGATGTATCTGGAGATATTCTATACAAAGGGCATGTATGCCATGTAAGGACCTATCCAATCAGTATTGATATTGAAACACTCACAAAACAGGGACAAAGTCCTAATGTTATTAGTAAGGAAGCAGAAGTAGATGAAATGATTGGGAACTGCAAATTAATCTACCGGACAGATAGAGCAGATCTTTCCAAGAATATTATCCGAGGATTTCAGGCTTATGACATGTTTCTGGAGAAATATCCTGATTGGAGAGGGAAAGTCAAGTTTGTGGCTACTTTAATGCCATCAAGGCAGGATATAAAGATTTATAGGGAATACACGGATAATATAAAGAAGATTGTTCGCGAAATCAATGAAAAATACGCCACTCCAGATTGGGAGCCAATAAAATACATTTGCAGGGGAGATTACGACCTGGTGGTTGCTCTGTTAAAAAGATATGATGTTTTAATGGTTAATCCTATATTGGATGGGATGAATATTGTGGCCAAAGAAGGGAGTGTTCTAAACGAAAATAATGGAGTATTAATCCTTTCCACTGGGGCAGGGTGTTATGAAGAATTAAAAGATGGAGCTATCTGTATAAATCCTTATGATCTTCGACAGACTGCTGAATCCATTGATGTGGCTTTGTTAATGGATGCAGCATCCAAAGCTGATCTTTTAAGTGAGGCAAGGGTAGCCATCAGAAGAAATGATCTCAGTAAATGGGTGGGTGATCAATTAAATGATATGAAGATGGTTATCCTGGAAAAACAGAAACTTAAATCGAAAGATGGTGAGGAAGCTATTCGGATGAATTAA
- a CDS encoding PBS lyase HEAT-like repeat protein (PFAM: PBS lyase HEAT-like repeat) yields MEVEKNVKRLIETLKDDDELVQVQTTEMLEEIGEPAVDQLIDSLDDEDKNVRKGAAKVLGLIGDVRAIDPLIETMKDDNKWVRRAASGALSNMGQSAVEPLIKTLKDEDWRVRGGAAWALSSIKSPESLDPLIEVMKDDSGFVRAGAVMALGNIGGEKAEQTLQEALEDKSGYVRRVAQGFLNKD; encoded by the coding sequence ATGGAAGTTGAAAAAAACGTCAAAAGACTGATTGAAACTTTAAAAGATGATGATGAACTTGTACAAGTTCAGACTACCGAAATGCTGGAAGAAATTGGAGAACCAGCAGTGGACCAGCTCATTGATTCCCTAGATGATGAGGATAAAAATGTTCGCAAGGGAGCAGCAAAGGTACTGGGCCTGATCGGTGACGTGAGAGCCATTGATCCACTTATCGAAACCATGAAGGATGATAATAAGTGGGTGCGCAGAGCTGCCTCCGGAGCACTAAGTAACATGGGCCAATCCGCAGTAGAACCACTAATCAAGACTCTAAAGGACGAAGATTGGAGAGTTAGAGGAGGGGCCGCATGGGCTTTGAGCAGTATAAAATCCCCTGAATCATTGGATCCTTTAATTGAGGTAATGAAGGACGATAGTGGATTTGTAAGGGCAGGTGCAGTAATGGCCCTGGGAAACATTGGAGGAGAAAAGGCTGAACAAACACTCCAAGAAGCACTTGAAGATAAAAGTGGTTATGTTCGCCGGGTTGCCCAAGGTTTCCTGAATAAAGACTAA
- a CDS encoding archaeal fructose 1,6-bisphosphatase (PFAM: Fructose-1,6-bisphosphatase) codes for MKTTISVIKADVGSIAGHGLAHPAILKKCEEILGKAKEEELLIDYYVTNCGDDTELIMTHTQGEENEEIHQMAWNTFLEGTAIAKELKLYGAGQDLLSDTFSGNIKGMGPGVAEMEFKERPSDPVVVFCCDKTEPGAFNLPIYKMFADPFSTAGLVIDPSMHNGFEFEVYDVMEHKKVKLTCPDEMYDLLALLGTISRYVIKRVRRRDDKEIAASISTERLNLMAGKYVGKDDPVAIVRSQSGFPAAGEIVEPFAFPHLVGGWMRGSHNGPLMPVGQKNAYPVRFDGPPRVMALGFQIADGRLVGPADMFDDPAYDRSRALASEIAEYMRRHGPFEPHRLPADEMEYTTLPGVMEKLSGRFEDIE; via the coding sequence ATGAAAACCACCATTAGTGTGATAAAAGCAGACGTTGGTAGTATAGCAGGACACGGATTAGCTCACCCCGCAATATTAAAAAAATGTGAAGAGATCTTAGGAAAAGCCAAGGAAGAAGAGCTTCTCATTGATTATTATGTAACCAATTGTGGTGACGACACAGAACTTATAATGACCCACACCCAGGGTGAAGAAAACGAAGAAATCCATCAAATGGCATGGAATACATTTTTAGAAGGAACTGCCATCGCTAAAGAACTAAAACTTTATGGTGCAGGTCAGGACCTTTTATCCGACACATTCTCAGGAAACATCAAGGGAATGGGTCCTGGAGTTGCTGAAATGGAATTTAAAGAAAGGCCCAGTGACCCGGTGGTTGTTTTCTGTTGTGATAAGACTGAACCTGGAGCATTTAACCTGCCCATTTATAAAATGTTCGCAGACCCATTCAGCACTGCCGGCCTTGTAATAGACCCATCTATGCATAATGGATTTGAATTTGAAGTTTACGATGTCATGGAACACAAAAAAGTAAAACTGACCTGTCCTGATGAAATGTACGATTTACTGGCCCTCCTGGGTACCATCAGCAGATACGTCATAAAACGTGTCCGCAGAAGGGATGACAAAGAAATCGCTGCATCCATCAGTACCGAACGATTAAATCTCATGGCCGGTAAATACGTTGGAAAAGACGACCCAGTAGCCATAGTAAGATCACAATCCGGATTCCCAGCAGCAGGAGAAATTGTGGAACCATTCGCATTCCCCCACTTAGTGGGTGGATGGATGAGAGGATCACACAACGGACCATTAATGCCAGTAGGACAGAAAAACGCATATCCTGTACGATTCGACGGACCACCAAGGGTAATGGCCTTAGGATTCCAGATAGCTGACGGTAGATTAGTAGGACCCGCGGACATGTTTGATGACCCGGCCTACGACCGATCCAGAGCCCTGGCATCAGAAATCGCCGAGTACATGAGAAGACACGGCCCATTCGAACCACACAGGTTACCAGCTGATGAAATGGAATACACCACCCTACCTGGTGTCATGGAAAAACTCAGTGGAAGATTTGAGGATATTGAATAA
- a CDS encoding hypothetical protein (PFAM: Protein of unknown function (DUF357)) yields the protein MDAIERIEKDLELFAKNIKEIEAIKVHGEEGKIVEMARNYRDDTKYYLKQKDYLTSFGCITYAHGLLDAVRLLHHLIKDE from the coding sequence ATGGATGCAATAGAGAGAATCGAAAAAGATTTGGAGCTTTTTGCAAAAAATATAAAAGAAATAGAAGCTATAAAAGTCCATGGTGAAGAGGGAAAAATTGTGGAAATGGCCAGAAACTATCGGGACGACACCAAGTACTACCTCAAACAGAAGGATTATCTCACTTCCTTCGGATGCATAACTTATGCACATGGACTATTAGATGCAGTACGCCTTTTACACCACCTCATAAAGGATGAATAA
- a CDS encoding hypothetical protein (PFAM: Protein of unknown function (DUF434)) produces the protein MNFNDPILKEAKKDFRYLLGRGFPRTGALEYVGNHYLLDEMQRNYLNRTVFSREKIETRKSKLILLSDVKGKDVLLDGYNVLITTETMFQGEDDLIINCEDGVIRDVKAVFGKYKENKTTTIALNSIISLLKLFKPKRLLFFYDSPVSLSGELARTTKEILDSCEVPGDAQTSKNVDLKLISLSHELGAVVATSDGIIIDKVNSVLDIPSYVSRVKKINDK, from the coding sequence ATGAATTTCAATGATCCTATTTTAAAAGAAGCTAAAAAAGACTTCAGGTACTTGCTGGGCCGTGGTTTTCCCAGAACTGGAGCTTTGGAATATGTGGGGAATCATTACCTTCTGGATGAAATGCAACGAAACTACCTCAACCGCACTGTTTTCTCCAGGGAAAAAATTGAAACCCGTAAAAGTAAATTAATTCTCCTGTCGGATGTGAAGGGTAAAGATGTTCTTCTGGATGGTTACAATGTTCTCATTACCACCGAAACCATGTTTCAGGGTGAAGATGATTTAATTATAAACTGTGAGGATGGCGTTATTCGGGATGTTAAGGCAGTTTTCGGGAAATATAAAGAAAATAAAACCACTACAATTGCCCTAAATTCCATTATATCCTTACTGAAACTTTTTAAGCCTAAAAGATTGCTTTTTTTCTATGACAGCCCAGTGAGTTTAAGTGGGGAGCTGGCCAGAACCACCAAAGAAATTTTAGACTCCTGTGAAGTTCCAGGTGATGCTCAAACCTCAAAAAATGTGGATTTGAAACTGATCAGTTTATCCCACGAGCTGGGGGCAGTGGTGGCCACCAGTGATGGGATAATAATTGATAAAGTGAATAGTGTTCTGGATATACCGAGTTATGTTTCAAGAGTAAAAAAAATAAATGATAAATAA